The nucleotide sequence ACACTGATTAACTTTGCCAAGTTTGCACAGCTCAGCAATGGGCCGGCAAATGCCAGGATACGCCGGGATACGCCAGGACATGCCAGGACACGCCGGTCCACACACTGACCATAAAACGGCAACTGAGCCGCACTTAATTACTTCGGAGATTTGCCGCATTTTTGGGTACAAGCTGATTACGTTCTTTTTTAGCTTTTCCACTGAAAGAAAGGTCATTGTTGAAAGTGGGGACACAGTATCCTTTTATATAGAATTAATTATTAGAGAGtgctttaaaataagtttaaataaatattaagtaGCATAAGTTTAAACAAAGTTACATTAAACTTAGATAAAGATAATTAAGCTAAACAGCTTTAACATAAAACCCAGCAAACTCTAAACATTTGAATAATCGGAAATTGCATTACAAAGGTTTTCTTTATTAAgcttaattaaatataaagaATTAAGTTTTCCATACTGTTACAAAGAAACGTTTGATAACTATTTCCTTTAAATGTTGATAGCAACAACTAGTTATTCTAAgatattttacaaaatatttattctcccATCGCTAGAACTTTATAAATGCATAAAAATTCCTTTAAAACTATAGTTAAGGAAcccatttattttaaaatattaattctCTCTCTATCGACCCACTTTTTGGAAGCTCCCCTCTGAGCTTTTGTTGTATTTTAATGCGGGGGCTTATCATTCGAGGTCAGTTTTCCCTTTAAACTAAACACACGCTCCAAAATGGTTACACCTGTCCAGACTGGAAATCCTGCACTTGTTTTTTTTGGCTCGTTTAGCTTCGTTTAGCATTCCAACAACACAATTTTTGCCCCCAAAAACTGACTTTCCTTtgtattttttggttttcggCGGGGAGTTTCCCTCACCACTGGGTGTGTGTATTTTTTCAATCTTGTTCCTGGTGGTTTACTAGTACTTGGGTATACTACATTGCCATTTTTGGTTTATTTACCCTAGTTGATTGCTTTGTTTTCGTtgaattttcatttttgcTGCTTTTGTTTCGCCCGCAATGCAAGTCACACAATTGGGGGCGGCCAAATGGGCAAATGGGCCAAGTGGGCGTGCCACCAGGCACAACATGGCCGCAATCATCAACTTCAACTCCGGATTCAGTTCGTCCGTCCGTCAGTCCCCACCCACCCGTAAGTTGTACTTGAAACAGGTCAGAAACTTTCCACCAAAGTGGTTTGTATTAAGTCAATTAAAAAGTTTACAGTCCTGCTGACTGCCTGACTTCTGATGCCAAACCCCTCCCCATCCTCCCCTGATTTCCACCCCTCGCCGTCCATTGTCTCTCGAGGCCTTGGAGGTCCTTAGCATATTTCACAAATTTTCCACAACAACATTCATTCGGATGCGGGATTTGTTGCCTTTGCGGTAATGGGGCGGCGGTGGGAAATCGGGGGGACCTTTGCCATAAACTAAATTACGCTTGTTTTCATCAAAAAACTTTGTCCTGGGCAATTATTTGTTAAGATTAATTAACActtcaaataaatatttggtGTTGGCGTGTCGGTAATTGTCTAAGTGCCTTACTTCACCATATAGCATCCATTTCTACGGAAACTAAGCTCGGATTTCGGTTCTAATTGGGATAAGTTTGGTGCCCAAATGGCATTATGCTTTTGCCGGCAGAGTTTTAAACCAAAAATTTACTTTTGCCGACGGCGAACTAAAATGAAACTTTATGCACTTTTGGCAAATGAATAATCGGTGGCCTTTAATTCCTGTTGgattaaatgaaatattggTATAAATGTTTAGggttttaaaagtatttttgttttatttataattaaaatgcatcaattcttttaaatacatttcagtgCTACCCAAATTTGATCCCTTTATCTCGGGAGTGCGACATGCCTATAAATACCACGACTATCTGGTGGCCAACTGCAGCTCAGAAATGTCCAGTCCAATGGCCAAGTTAATGTGGTATATAAACAACAAAACGGTAAGGAAACAAGATAGATTTTCTCTTGAGTTTTACAATATAAATACATTATGAAATCAATATCTATCTTATCATTATCGAAATCAAAAAATTCTAATAGAAAACTGTCAATCAAAAATTCTCAAATCTGCTTTTAATAATCCGCAAGAGAAAATTtgtctttggtttttttttgagtgtattAGAGACACTTCATTCTTTATTAAGCCAGTCAGTCAGTAAGCCCTTTCTGCTCATCGAACTTGTCCAAATGTTGACAAAGAACTGGGACAGAAGACCGGCTGAAAGTCACGCAGGCATGTGGTGCACAATTCGGCTTTTAAACCCACCTctctccatttccatttcaattCCCGTTTCCGTTTGCTTCCGGCCACAGGCACCTGGGCACAGTTTGCAGCCGCAAATCAACGAAGTCTCACGCAACGCCGACGGCTTTCACCTGTTCGCCAGCCACCTGCAGTTGCGCCTCCACCTGGACGACCCGCGGTTCATCAGCAAGAGCGAGATGCTGGAGCTCCGGTGCACGGCGGACATCATGGGACTGGCGGCGGTGCGGAGGGAGAGCCGGGTGAGGACCACCATCCTGGCGCTCAAGGACGCCGGCACCAAGCAGCGGCTCACCGAGAACGGATCCTGCATCACCGGCCAACCAGGTGAGTTGGCCTTCGGTtctatttaaaaatagttcCAGGTTTCTTATTAATTCggttgtttttaaatttaaggtaAATATAATAACATTAATATTCTCATCATCTAAAATCATATCATTTATGCGTACTGTTTCCTTTGATTAAAACTTTATTGTAATATTTAGGACGTGGAATTGTACCAACCTTTTGTTTCTTGCTATATCTAACTTTATTAATTATTCCAACGCAATGattaattttttagaaaaatttaagaTCATTTATAGGTTACTaagtctttaaaaaaatgtagtttACCAACACATTTCTTGCACGAAAAATTGTGACTGAAAGAAATACTATATTTTGGATAATGCCGTTGAGTaaagatttaaataaaagaaaaaaggtTATATAGTgtcttattatattttattttatatatattttacaatagacctaaatattttcttttttcagCTTCCCTGGCCGCCTGGCTTCTAAGCCTTGTCCACATTCTGCGCTGGCACGGCTCCCAGAGTTAGTGGCTGGCATTGACGGGCGCTCTATTTGTGGCCTAAGTTTCCAGGATCTAAGGACCCAAGTCTCCCAGTGCACACACTCTAAAATAAACCAAATTAAAAATG is from Drosophila suzukii chromosome 3, CBGP_Dsuzu_IsoJpt1.0, whole genome shotgun sequence and encodes:
- the beat-Vc gene encoding uncharacterized protein beat-Vc — translated: MSLLRLLGALLLATLNGMAPVPAEGLHLSNLSVPRIIDVAQKAKLFCSYAMGNRTLNSVKWYKDGLEFFRYSPLTPPTTNWFPVKGVTIADGSPHCNQFICNVELEKLTAHSSGQYRCEVSGDAPEFKLIDQTANMTVGVLPKFDPFISGVRHAYKYHDYLVANCSSEMSSPMAKLMWYINNKTAPGHSLQPQINEVSRNADGFHLFASHLQLRLHLDDPRFISKSEMLELRCTADIMGLAAVRRESRVRTTILALKDAGTKQRLTENGSCITGQPASLAAWLLSLVHILRWHGSQS